A single genomic interval of Agelaius phoeniceus isolate bAgePho1 chromosome 31, bAgePho1.hap1, whole genome shotgun sequence harbors:
- the SCAMP3 gene encoding secretory carrier-associated membrane protein 3, with protein sequence MAQRGGPAVLPDNPFQDPAALQARPGAVLDGYNPFESDAPPPPFQTPSVAPPPPVPAAAQPPRKASPTEPRNYGSYGSQASAAAATAELLKRQEELNRKAEELDRRERELQNAALGGSQTRLNNWPPLPSFCPVKPCFYQDIPVEIPADFQKTVTTMYYLWMASTIALFLNFLSSLAWFCVDPTSGSGFGLSILWALLYTPCSFVCWYRPMYKAFRSDSSFNFFVFFFVFFAQNVMYVLQAIGIPNWGFSGWILSLIALRTNTAVAVMMILVSLSFTAVAVLGIIMLKKIHSLYRRTGASFQKAQEEFAAGVFSNQAVRTAAANAAAGAATNAFRAP encoded by the exons ATGGCCCAGCGCGGCGGCCCCGCGGTGCTCCCGGACAACCCCTTCCAGGACCCCGCGGCGCTgcaggcccggcccggcgctgtGCTGGATGGCTACAACCCCTTCGAGAGCGAcgcg CCACCGCCGCCCTTCCAGACCCCTTCGGtagcgccgccgcccccggtACCGGCGGCCGCGCAGCCCCCGCGGAAGGCGAGTCCCACCGAGCCCCGCAACTACGGCTCCTACGGCTCGCAG GCctcggccgccgccgccacggcgGAGCTGCTGAAGCGGCAGGAGGAGCTCAACCGGAAAGCGGAGGAGCTGGACCGGCGGGAGCGGGAGCTGCAGAACGCGGCCCTCGGCGGTTCCCAGA CGAGGCTCAACAACTGGCCCCCGCTGCCGTCCTTCTGCCCGGTGAAGCCGTGCTTCTACCAGGACATCCCCGTGGAGATCCCTGCTGACTTCCAGAAAACAGTTACAACCATGTACTACCTCTGGATGG cCAGCACCATTGCTCTGTTCCTGAACTTCCTGTCCTCGCTCGCCTGGTTCTGCGTGGATCCCACATCCGGCTCTGGGTTTGGCCTCTCCatcctctgggctctgctctacACGCCCTGTTCCTTTGTTTGCTGGTACCGGCCCATGTACAAAGCCTTCAG GAGCGACAGTTCCTTCAActtctttgtcttcttcttcGTCTTCTTTGCCCAGAACGTGATGTATGTGCTGCAGGCCATTGGCATCCCAAACTGGGGATTCAG TGGCTGGATCCTGAGCCTGATAGCGCTGCGGACTAACACGGCCGTGGCCGTGATGATGATCCTGGTGTCCTTGTCCTTCACGGCAGTGGCTGTGCTTGGGATCATCATGCTGAAAAAG atCCACTCCCTGTACCGCCGCACGGGTGCCAGCTTCCAGAAGGCGCAGGAGGAGTTTGCAGCCGGGGTTTTCTCCAACCAGGCCGTGCGCACGGCCGCGGCCAACGCCGCCGCGGGCGCGGCCACCAACGCCTTCCGTGCCCCGTAG
- the ENTREP3 gene encoding protein ENTREP3 isoform X2 — protein MPSPTDSSRSLTGRSSRSLTHLRLQRTWLQVLLVLALVQAILGVLIVTFSLVAATITPSTKIRHSCPSWAGFSLALSGLVGIVSWKRPLTLVIAFFTLLSVLGVMLSLAGSILSCQNAQLVKTLEACERERDTCVCCQARSEPPPASCSQQSEQLTMFPNANCRSIRVALKDLLFSVCGLTIFSTIICMLSAVVCCIQIFSLDIVHVLVPQRSSSVTLECTSPPDTFLQSMMDFEEFVPPVPPPPYYPPEYTCSSETDAQSITYNGSMDSPVPLYPTDFPPSYETVMGLRGDSQATLFDSQLTEGSHACTCDRVPSIVLSGEVSMDSGSLIMSEIMDIPGDSSPSEDSCLLELQGSMRSVDYVLFRSIQRSRADYCLSVDCVQCSHHARSPTLALQGPFEEMPQPRVRGERSYSCSTAEPGPDGGVLVGGAVTHSCNRLVGPVRCAGPCFPEVRLKDKGSSLQGRGGGRHTDTATAGRPRRNSETSCPSSPAPGLAPRPLLRSHSDPGVPMAGRADFREVLYTKALEDTVSDSSADTGLCSEACLLHRSHCDSPPLLRAGSVGKNKLPPSKKVPQQLSKTTTRSLGDLKGYRGTRGLVARFLQRPKRSMEVSGHSFHGHKQVPWSAWPGAERPHDGIHLQSCGDLSSTSSLRRLLSSRRLERGRPRSLSGACKESAL, from the exons ATGCCCTCCCCCACGGACTCCAGCCGCTCGCTGACCGGCCGCAGCTCCCGCAGCCTCACCCACCTCCGCCTCCAGCGCACCTGGCTGCAGGTCCTGCTGGTCCTGGCTCTCGTGCAAGCCATCCTGGGCGTCCTCATCGTCACCTTCAGCCTGGTGGCGGCCACCATCACCCCCTCCACCAAAATCCGGCACTCCTGCCCGTCCTGGGCCGGCTTCTCG ctggcactgtcCGGGCTGGTCGGCATCGTCTCCTGGAAGCGGCCGCTCACCCTGGTG ATCGCTTTCTTCACGCTGCTCTCGGTGCTGGGCGTCATGCTGAGCCTCGCCGGCTCCATCCTGTCGTGCCAGAACGCGCAGCTGGTGAAGACCCTGGAGGCCTGCGAGAGG GAGAGGGACACGTGTGTCTGCTGCCAGGCCCGCTCGGAGCCCCCGCCCgcctcctgcagccagcagagcgAGCAGCTGACCATGTTCCCCAACGCCAACTGCCGGAGCATCCGTGTGGCACTCAAG GATCTCCTCTTCAGTGTCTGTGGCTTGACCATCTTCTCCACCATCATCTGCATGCTCTCTGCTGTCGTGTGCTGCATCCAGATCTTCTCCCTTGACATCGTCCATGTG ctggtCCCACAGCGCTCGAGCTCTGTGACATTGGAATGCACGTCCCCACCTGACACCTTCCTGCAGAGCATGATGGACTTCGAGGAGTTTGTGcctccagtgccacctcccCCCTACTACCCACCTGAGTACACCTGCAGCTCTGAGACAGATGCACAGAG CATCACCTACAACGGCTCCATGGACAGCCCCGTGCCTCTCTACCCAACCGATTTCCCCCCATCATACGAGACTGTGATGGGGCTGCGGGGAGACAGCCag GCCACCCTGTTCGACTCACAGCTGACAGAGGGCTCCCACGCCTGCACCTGCGACCGTGTCCCCTCCATCGTGCTCAGCGGGGAAG TCTCCATGGACAGCGGGTCCCTGATCATGTCCGAGATCATGGACATCCCCGGGGACAGCAGCCCCTCGGAGGACTCgtgcctgctggagctgcagggctccatGCGCTCCGTGGATTACGTCCTGTTCCGCTCCATCCAGCGCAGCCGCGCCGATTACTGCCTGAGCGTGGACTGCGTGCAGTGCAGCCACCACGCCCGCAGCCCCAcgctggccctgcagggcccctTCGAGGAGATGCCCCAGCCCCGCGTGCGGGGCGAGCGCTCCTATTCCTGCTCCACCGCGGAGCCCGGCCCCGACGGCGGCGTCCTGGTGGGGGGAGCCGTCACCCACAGCTGCAACCGGCTGGTGGGGCCGGTGCGCTGTGCCGGGCCCTGCTTCCCCGAGGTGCGCCTCAAGGACAAGGGCTCCTCGCTGCAGGGACGCGGCGGTGGCCGCCACACGGACACCGCCACCGCCGGCCGCCCCCGGCGCAACAGCGAGACCTCGTGCCCTTCGtccccggccccggggctggCCCCGCGCCCGCTGCTGAGGTCCCACAGTGACCCCGGCGTCCCCATGGCCGGCCGTGCTG attTCAGGGAAGTACTTTATACCAAAGCACTGGAGGACACCGTGTCTGACTCCTCCGCTGATACAG ggctgtgctccgAGGCCTGCCTGCTCCACCGTTCCCACTGTGACTCCCCGCCGCTGCTCCGGGCTGGCTCCGTGGGGAAGAACAAGCTGCCACCCTCCAAGAAGGTGCCACAGCAGCTGTCAAAGACAACCACCCGCTCCCTGGGGGACCTCAAGGGCTACCGGGGCACCCGTGGGCTGGTGGCCAGGTTCCTGCAGAGACCCAAGCGCAGCATGGAGGTGTCTGGGCACAGCTTCCATGGGCACAAACAG GTTCCCTGGAGTGCCTGGCCAGGTGCAGAGCGGCCCCACGACGGGatccacctgcagagctgcggGGACCTGAGCTCCACCTCGTCCCTGCGGCGGCTCCTGTCCTCGCGCCGCCTGGAGCGCGGCCGCCCGCGGAGCCTCAGCGGGGCCTGCAAGGAGAGCGCGCTCTGA
- the ENTREP3 gene encoding protein ENTREP3 isoform X1, with amino-acid sequence MPSPTDSSRSLTGRSSRSLTHLRLQRTWLQVLLVLALVQAILGVLIVTFSLVAATITPSTKIRHSCPSWAGFSLALSGLVGIVSWKRPLTLVIAFFTLLSVLGVMLSLAGSILSCQNAQLVKTLEACERERDTCVCCQARSEPPPASCSQQSEQLTMFPNANCRSIRVALKDLLFSVCGLTIFSTIICMLSAVVCCIQIFSLDIVHVLVPQRSSSVTLECTSPPDTFLQSMMDFEEFVPPVPPPPYYPPEYTCSSETDAQSITYNGSMDSPVPLYPTDFPPSYETVMGLRGDSQATLFDSQLTEGSHACTCDRVPSIVLSGEVSMDSGSLIMSEIMDIPGDSSPSEDSCLLELQGSMRSVDYVLFRSIQRSRADYCLSVDCVQCSHHARSPTLALQGPFEEMPQPRVRGERSYSCSTAEPGPDGGVLVGGAVTHSCNRLVGPVRCAGPCFPEVRLKDKGSSLQGRGGGRHTDTATAGRPRRNSETSCPSSPAPGLAPRPLLRSHSDPGVPMAGRAADFREVLYTKALEDTVSDSSADTGLCSEACLLHRSHCDSPPLLRAGSVGKNKLPPSKKVPQQLSKTTTRSLGDLKGYRGTRGLVARFLQRPKRSMEVSGHSFHGHKQVPWSAWPGAERPHDGIHLQSCGDLSSTSSLRRLLSSRRLERGRPRSLSGACKESAL; translated from the exons ATGCCCTCCCCCACGGACTCCAGCCGCTCGCTGACCGGCCGCAGCTCCCGCAGCCTCACCCACCTCCGCCTCCAGCGCACCTGGCTGCAGGTCCTGCTGGTCCTGGCTCTCGTGCAAGCCATCCTGGGCGTCCTCATCGTCACCTTCAGCCTGGTGGCGGCCACCATCACCCCCTCCACCAAAATCCGGCACTCCTGCCCGTCCTGGGCCGGCTTCTCG ctggcactgtcCGGGCTGGTCGGCATCGTCTCCTGGAAGCGGCCGCTCACCCTGGTG ATCGCTTTCTTCACGCTGCTCTCGGTGCTGGGCGTCATGCTGAGCCTCGCCGGCTCCATCCTGTCGTGCCAGAACGCGCAGCTGGTGAAGACCCTGGAGGCCTGCGAGAGG GAGAGGGACACGTGTGTCTGCTGCCAGGCCCGCTCGGAGCCCCCGCCCgcctcctgcagccagcagagcgAGCAGCTGACCATGTTCCCCAACGCCAACTGCCGGAGCATCCGTGTGGCACTCAAG GATCTCCTCTTCAGTGTCTGTGGCTTGACCATCTTCTCCACCATCATCTGCATGCTCTCTGCTGTCGTGTGCTGCATCCAGATCTTCTCCCTTGACATCGTCCATGTG ctggtCCCACAGCGCTCGAGCTCTGTGACATTGGAATGCACGTCCCCACCTGACACCTTCCTGCAGAGCATGATGGACTTCGAGGAGTTTGTGcctccagtgccacctcccCCCTACTACCCACCTGAGTACACCTGCAGCTCTGAGACAGATGCACAGAG CATCACCTACAACGGCTCCATGGACAGCCCCGTGCCTCTCTACCCAACCGATTTCCCCCCATCATACGAGACTGTGATGGGGCTGCGGGGAGACAGCCag GCCACCCTGTTCGACTCACAGCTGACAGAGGGCTCCCACGCCTGCACCTGCGACCGTGTCCCCTCCATCGTGCTCAGCGGGGAAG TCTCCATGGACAGCGGGTCCCTGATCATGTCCGAGATCATGGACATCCCCGGGGACAGCAGCCCCTCGGAGGACTCgtgcctgctggagctgcagggctccatGCGCTCCGTGGATTACGTCCTGTTCCGCTCCATCCAGCGCAGCCGCGCCGATTACTGCCTGAGCGTGGACTGCGTGCAGTGCAGCCACCACGCCCGCAGCCCCAcgctggccctgcagggcccctTCGAGGAGATGCCCCAGCCCCGCGTGCGGGGCGAGCGCTCCTATTCCTGCTCCACCGCGGAGCCCGGCCCCGACGGCGGCGTCCTGGTGGGGGGAGCCGTCACCCACAGCTGCAACCGGCTGGTGGGGCCGGTGCGCTGTGCCGGGCCCTGCTTCCCCGAGGTGCGCCTCAAGGACAAGGGCTCCTCGCTGCAGGGACGCGGCGGTGGCCGCCACACGGACACCGCCACCGCCGGCCGCCCCCGGCGCAACAGCGAGACCTCGTGCCCTTCGtccccggccccggggctggCCCCGCGCCCGCTGCTGAGGTCCCACAGTGACCCCGGCGTCCCCATGGCCGGCCGTGCTG cagattTCAGGGAAGTACTTTATACCAAAGCACTGGAGGACACCGTGTCTGACTCCTCCGCTGATACAG ggctgtgctccgAGGCCTGCCTGCTCCACCGTTCCCACTGTGACTCCCCGCCGCTGCTCCGGGCTGGCTCCGTGGGGAAGAACAAGCTGCCACCCTCCAAGAAGGTGCCACAGCAGCTGTCAAAGACAACCACCCGCTCCCTGGGGGACCTCAAGGGCTACCGGGGCACCCGTGGGCTGGTGGCCAGGTTCCTGCAGAGACCCAAGCGCAGCATGGAGGTGTCTGGGCACAGCTTCCATGGGCACAAACAG GTTCCCTGGAGTGCCTGGCCAGGTGCAGAGCGGCCCCACGACGGGatccacctgcagagctgcggGGACCTGAGCTCCACCTCGTCCCTGCGGCGGCTCCTGTCCTCGCGCCGCCTGGAGCGCGGCCGCCCGCGGAGCCTCAGCGGGGCCTGCAAGGAGAGCGCGCTCTGA
- the ENTREP3 gene encoding protein ENTREP3 isoform X3 — MPSPTDSSRSLTGRSSRSLTHLRLQRTWLQVLLVLALVQAILGVLIVTFSLVAATITPSTKIRHSCPSWAGFSLALSGLVGIVSWKRPLTLVIAFFTLLSVLGVMLSLAGSILSCQNAQLVKTLEACERERDTCVCCQARSEPPPASCSQQSEQLTMFPNANCRSIRVALKDLLFSVCGLTIFSTIICMLSAVVCCIQIFSLDIVHVLVPQRSSSVTLECTSPPDTFLQSMMDFEEFVPPVPPPPYYPPEYTCSSETDAQSITYNGSMDSPVPLYPTDFPPSYETVMGLRGDSQATLFDSQLTEGSHACTCDRVPSIVLSGEVSMDSGSLIMSEIMDIPGDSSPSEDSCLLELQGSMRSVDYVLFRSIQRSRADYCLSVDCVQCSHHARSPTLALQGPFEEMPQPRVRGERSYSCSTAEPGPDGGVLVGGAVTHSCNRLVGPVRCAGPCFPEVRLKDKGSSLQGRGGGRHTDTATAGRPRRNSETSCPSSPAPGLAPRPLLRSHSDPGVPMAGRAGLCSEACLLHRSHCDSPPLLRAGSVGKNKLPPSKKVPQQLSKTTTRSLGDLKGYRGTRGLVARFLQRPKRSMEVSGHSFHGHKQVPWSAWPGAERPHDGIHLQSCGDLSSTSSLRRLLSSRRLERGRPRSLSGACKESAL; from the exons ATGCCCTCCCCCACGGACTCCAGCCGCTCGCTGACCGGCCGCAGCTCCCGCAGCCTCACCCACCTCCGCCTCCAGCGCACCTGGCTGCAGGTCCTGCTGGTCCTGGCTCTCGTGCAAGCCATCCTGGGCGTCCTCATCGTCACCTTCAGCCTGGTGGCGGCCACCATCACCCCCTCCACCAAAATCCGGCACTCCTGCCCGTCCTGGGCCGGCTTCTCG ctggcactgtcCGGGCTGGTCGGCATCGTCTCCTGGAAGCGGCCGCTCACCCTGGTG ATCGCTTTCTTCACGCTGCTCTCGGTGCTGGGCGTCATGCTGAGCCTCGCCGGCTCCATCCTGTCGTGCCAGAACGCGCAGCTGGTGAAGACCCTGGAGGCCTGCGAGAGG GAGAGGGACACGTGTGTCTGCTGCCAGGCCCGCTCGGAGCCCCCGCCCgcctcctgcagccagcagagcgAGCAGCTGACCATGTTCCCCAACGCCAACTGCCGGAGCATCCGTGTGGCACTCAAG GATCTCCTCTTCAGTGTCTGTGGCTTGACCATCTTCTCCACCATCATCTGCATGCTCTCTGCTGTCGTGTGCTGCATCCAGATCTTCTCCCTTGACATCGTCCATGTG ctggtCCCACAGCGCTCGAGCTCTGTGACATTGGAATGCACGTCCCCACCTGACACCTTCCTGCAGAGCATGATGGACTTCGAGGAGTTTGTGcctccagtgccacctcccCCCTACTACCCACCTGAGTACACCTGCAGCTCTGAGACAGATGCACAGAG CATCACCTACAACGGCTCCATGGACAGCCCCGTGCCTCTCTACCCAACCGATTTCCCCCCATCATACGAGACTGTGATGGGGCTGCGGGGAGACAGCCag GCCACCCTGTTCGACTCACAGCTGACAGAGGGCTCCCACGCCTGCACCTGCGACCGTGTCCCCTCCATCGTGCTCAGCGGGGAAG TCTCCATGGACAGCGGGTCCCTGATCATGTCCGAGATCATGGACATCCCCGGGGACAGCAGCCCCTCGGAGGACTCgtgcctgctggagctgcagggctccatGCGCTCCGTGGATTACGTCCTGTTCCGCTCCATCCAGCGCAGCCGCGCCGATTACTGCCTGAGCGTGGACTGCGTGCAGTGCAGCCACCACGCCCGCAGCCCCAcgctggccctgcagggcccctTCGAGGAGATGCCCCAGCCCCGCGTGCGGGGCGAGCGCTCCTATTCCTGCTCCACCGCGGAGCCCGGCCCCGACGGCGGCGTCCTGGTGGGGGGAGCCGTCACCCACAGCTGCAACCGGCTGGTGGGGCCGGTGCGCTGTGCCGGGCCCTGCTTCCCCGAGGTGCGCCTCAAGGACAAGGGCTCCTCGCTGCAGGGACGCGGCGGTGGCCGCCACACGGACACCGCCACCGCCGGCCGCCCCCGGCGCAACAGCGAGACCTCGTGCCCTTCGtccccggccccggggctggCCCCGCGCCCGCTGCTGAGGTCCCACAGTGACCCCGGCGTCCCCATGGCCGGCCGTGCTG ggctgtgctccgAGGCCTGCCTGCTCCACCGTTCCCACTGTGACTCCCCGCCGCTGCTCCGGGCTGGCTCCGTGGGGAAGAACAAGCTGCCACCCTCCAAGAAGGTGCCACAGCAGCTGTCAAAGACAACCACCCGCTCCCTGGGGGACCTCAAGGGCTACCGGGGCACCCGTGGGCTGGTGGCCAGGTTCCTGCAGAGACCCAAGCGCAGCATGGAGGTGTCTGGGCACAGCTTCCATGGGCACAAACAG GTTCCCTGGAGTGCCTGGCCAGGTGCAGAGCGGCCCCACGACGGGatccacctgcagagctgcggGGACCTGAGCTCCACCTCGTCCCTGCGGCGGCTCCTGTCCTCGCGCCGCCTGGAGCGCGGCCGCCCGCGGAGCCTCAGCGGGGCCTGCAAGGAGAGCGCGCTCTGA
- the LOC129132268 gene encoding lysosomal acid glucosylceramidase-like isoform X2, with protein sequence MGAVGALCWRLLPVLLAVHRAAGARPCSPKYFGRDAMVCVCNATYCDTLDPLVLPAAGYYVKYESSKAGKRLERSEGKFQHKLCAPDVVLRLDTTQRFQRVKGFGGSITDAAAINILSLPERAQDHLLRSYFSEEGLEYNLIRLPMASCDFSLHAYTYDDVPYDYELTHFALRDEDTKLKIPLLHRASAVSKRPLSLYASPWTSPTWLKTSESYVGKGTLKGQAGDKYHKTWADYFVRFLDEYAKHNVTFWAVTAENEPTAGLINNYPFQCLGFTAEQQRDFIARDLGPALANSSHRHVQLIILDDNRLHLPHWARVVLEDEQAARYVHGIGIHWYLDFIGPIQDTVLPTHELFPDYFILATEACIGAHFWERDVILGCWERGNQYSHSILTNLNHFVAGWTDWNLALDLEGGPNWVKNYVDSPIIVDSSEGIFYKQPMFYHMGHFSKFIPEGSQRVGLVASRESKKTALEYTAFLRPDGAVVVVVLNRSPQDITFGLADTVGLLAAVAPANSIQTYVWQRQ encoded by the exons ATGGGGGCGGTCGGTGCCctgtgctggcggctgctgcCGGTGCTGCTGGCCGTGCACCGGGCCGCAG GCGCCCGGCCCTGCAGCCCCAAGTACTTCGGCCGTGATGCCATGGTCTGTGTCTGCAATGCCACCTACTGTGACACGCTGGACCCCCTGGTCCTGCCAGCCGCCGGCTACTACGTCAAGTACGAGAGCAGCAAGGCCGGCAAGCGGCTGGAGCGGAGCGAGGGGAAATTCCAGCACAAACTCTGCGCCCCAG atgttgtCCTCAGGCTGGACACGACGCAGCGCTTCCAGAGGGTGAAGGGTTTTGGTGGCTCCATCACCGACGCAGCCGCCATCAACATCTTATCCCTGCCGGAAAGAGCACAGGATCACCTGCTGCGCTCCTACTTCTCTGAGGAGG ggctggagtaCAACCTCATCCGGCTCCCCATGGCCAGCTGTGACTTCTCCCTCCATGCCTACACCTACGATGACGTCCCCTACGACTACGAGCTCACCCACTTCGCCCTGCGGGACGAGGACACCAAGCTGAAG aTCCCCCTCCTTCACCGAGCCTCGGCTGTGAGCAAGCGGCCGCTGTCGCTGTACGCCAGCCCCTGGACCTCCCCCACCTGGCTGAAGACCAGCGAGTCCTATGTGGGGAAGGGGACACTgaaggggcaggcaggggacaAGTACCACAAGACCTGGGCCGACTACTTTGTAcg GTTCCTGGATGAATACGCCAAGCACAATGTGACATTCTGGGCAGTGACAGCAGAGAACGAGCCCACGGCAGGGCTGATCAACAACtaccccttccagtgcctgggtttcacagctgagcagcagagggaCTTCATTGCTCGCGACCTGGGCCCAGCACTGGCCAACAGCTCCCACCGCCACGTCCAGCTCATCATCCTGGACGACAACCGGCTCCACCTGCCACACTGGGCCAGAGTG GTCCTGGAGGATGAGCAGGCAGCTCGCTACGTCCATGGCATCGGCATCCACTGGTACCTGGACTTCATCGGCCCCATACAGGACACAGTGCTGCCCACTCATGAGCTCTTCCCTGACTACTTTATCCTGGCCACGGAGGCGTGCATCGGGGCCCATTTCTGGGAGCGGGATGTGATTCTGGGCTGCTGGGAGCGGGGCAACCAATACAGCCACAGCATCCTGACG AATCTGAACCACTTTGTGGCCGGCTGGACTGACTGGAATCTGGCCCTGGATCTGGAGGGGGGCCCTAACTGGGTCAAGAACTATGTGGACAGCCCCATCATCGTGGACAGCAGTGAAGGCATCTTCTACAAGCAGCCCATGTTCTACCACATGGGGCACTTCAG TAAATTCATCCCCGAGGGCTCCCAGCGTGTGGGGCTCGTCGCCTCCAGAGAGTCCAAGAAGACAGCGCTGGAGTACACGGCTTTCCTGCGCCCTGATGGGGCTGTGGTTGTGGTGGTTCTGAACCG
- the LOC129132268 gene encoding lysosomal acid glucosylceramidase-like isoform X1, whose translation MVSPPEQAGELAGTRPWGCPHHPPCPPGARPCSPKYFGRDAMVCVCNATYCDTLDPLVLPAAGYYVKYESSKAGKRLERSEGKFQHKLCAPDVVLRLDTTQRFQRVKGFGGSITDAAAINILSLPERAQDHLLRSYFSEEGLEYNLIRLPMASCDFSLHAYTYDDVPYDYELTHFALRDEDTKLKIPLLHRASAVSKRPLSLYASPWTSPTWLKTSESYVGKGTLKGQAGDKYHKTWADYFVRFLDEYAKHNVTFWAVTAENEPTAGLINNYPFQCLGFTAEQQRDFIARDLGPALANSSHRHVQLIILDDNRLHLPHWARVVLEDEQAARYVHGIGIHWYLDFIGPIQDTVLPTHELFPDYFILATEACIGAHFWERDVILGCWERGNQYSHSILTNLNHFVAGWTDWNLALDLEGGPNWVKNYVDSPIIVDSSEGIFYKQPMFYHMGHFSKFIPEGSQRVGLVASRESKKTALEYTAFLRPDGAVVVVVLNRSPQDITFGLADTVGLLAAVAPANSIQTYVWQRQ comes from the exons ATGGTGTCACCCCCGGAGCAGGCgggagagctggcagggacacgtccctggggctgcccccaccACCCTCCGTGCCCCCCAGGCGCCCGGCCCTGCAGCCCCAAGTACTTCGGCCGTGATGCCATGGTCTGTGTCTGCAATGCCACCTACTGTGACACGCTGGACCCCCTGGTCCTGCCAGCCGCCGGCTACTACGTCAAGTACGAGAGCAGCAAGGCCGGCAAGCGGCTGGAGCGGAGCGAGGGGAAATTCCAGCACAAACTCTGCGCCCCAG atgttgtCCTCAGGCTGGACACGACGCAGCGCTTCCAGAGGGTGAAGGGTTTTGGTGGCTCCATCACCGACGCAGCCGCCATCAACATCTTATCCCTGCCGGAAAGAGCACAGGATCACCTGCTGCGCTCCTACTTCTCTGAGGAGG ggctggagtaCAACCTCATCCGGCTCCCCATGGCCAGCTGTGACTTCTCCCTCCATGCCTACACCTACGATGACGTCCCCTACGACTACGAGCTCACCCACTTCGCCCTGCGGGACGAGGACACCAAGCTGAAG aTCCCCCTCCTTCACCGAGCCTCGGCTGTGAGCAAGCGGCCGCTGTCGCTGTACGCCAGCCCCTGGACCTCCCCCACCTGGCTGAAGACCAGCGAGTCCTATGTGGGGAAGGGGACACTgaaggggcaggcaggggacaAGTACCACAAGACCTGGGCCGACTACTTTGTAcg GTTCCTGGATGAATACGCCAAGCACAATGTGACATTCTGGGCAGTGACAGCAGAGAACGAGCCCACGGCAGGGCTGATCAACAACtaccccttccagtgcctgggtttcacagctgagcagcagagggaCTTCATTGCTCGCGACCTGGGCCCAGCACTGGCCAACAGCTCCCACCGCCACGTCCAGCTCATCATCCTGGACGACAACCGGCTCCACCTGCCACACTGGGCCAGAGTG GTCCTGGAGGATGAGCAGGCAGCTCGCTACGTCCATGGCATCGGCATCCACTGGTACCTGGACTTCATCGGCCCCATACAGGACACAGTGCTGCCCACTCATGAGCTCTTCCCTGACTACTTTATCCTGGCCACGGAGGCGTGCATCGGGGCCCATTTCTGGGAGCGGGATGTGATTCTGGGCTGCTGGGAGCGGGGCAACCAATACAGCCACAGCATCCTGACG AATCTGAACCACTTTGTGGCCGGCTGGACTGACTGGAATCTGGCCCTGGATCTGGAGGGGGGCCCTAACTGGGTCAAGAACTATGTGGACAGCCCCATCATCGTGGACAGCAGTGAAGGCATCTTCTACAAGCAGCCCATGTTCTACCACATGGGGCACTTCAG TAAATTCATCCCCGAGGGCTCCCAGCGTGTGGGGCTCGTCGCCTCCAGAGAGTCCAAGAAGACAGCGCTGGAGTACACGGCTTTCCTGCGCCCTGATGGGGCTGTGGTTGTGGTGGTTCTGAACCG